From Micromonospora echinospora, one genomic window encodes:
- a CDS encoding cysteine desulfurase family protein — MSAPPVYLDAATATPLHPVARQALAAALADGWADPGRLYTSARRARQLLDAARAAAAETLGVRPDELSFTANGTTAAHGAVLGGLAARRRVGPVLVHSAIEHSAVLHAAERHVADGGQAVSVPVHRSGRLDLDAWGTAVRSPGVAWASLIAASHEVGTVQPVAEAAAACAGAGVPLYVDAAQVVGRAPVPTGWSVLTASAHKWGGPSGVGLLVVRKGTRWESPWPADERESGRTPGSLNLPAVVAAAASLRAAAADAAAEAARLTPLVERIRARIAADVPDVEVVGDPVDRLPHLVTFSCLYVDGEALLHALDRRGFAVSSGSSCTASTLRPSHVLEAMGVLSHGNVRVSLHRETTEADVERFLTELPEIVAGLRAEAGVVGL; from the coding sequence GTGAGCGCTCCCCCGGTCTACCTGGACGCGGCCACCGCCACCCCGTTGCACCCGGTGGCCAGACAGGCGCTGGCCGCCGCCCTGGCCGACGGCTGGGCCGACCCCGGTCGGCTCTACACGTCCGCCCGCCGGGCCCGTCAACTCCTCGACGCGGCGCGGGCCGCGGCAGCCGAGACCCTCGGGGTACGCCCCGACGAGCTCTCCTTCACCGCCAACGGCACCACGGCGGCGCACGGCGCGGTGCTGGGCGGCCTGGCCGCTCGACGGCGGGTCGGCCCGGTGCTGGTGCACTCGGCGATCGAACACTCCGCCGTCCTGCACGCCGCCGAGCGGCACGTCGCCGACGGCGGTCAGGCGGTGTCCGTGCCGGTCCACCGGTCGGGCCGACTCGACCTCGACGCGTGGGGGACGGCGGTCCGGTCGCCCGGGGTGGCCTGGGCCAGCCTGATCGCGGCCAGCCACGAGGTGGGCACCGTGCAGCCGGTCGCCGAGGCCGCCGCCGCCTGCGCCGGGGCGGGGGTGCCGCTGTACGTCGACGCCGCCCAGGTGGTCGGCCGGGCCCCCGTGCCCACCGGCTGGTCGGTGCTGACCGCCAGCGCCCACAAGTGGGGCGGCCCGTCCGGCGTGGGACTGCTGGTGGTCCGCAAGGGCACCCGGTGGGAGTCGCCCTGGCCGGCCGACGAGCGGGAGTCGGGCCGTACGCCGGGGTCGTTGAACCTGCCGGCGGTGGTCGCGGCGGCGGCGAGCCTGCGCGCCGCGGCGGCCGACGCGGCGGCCGAGGCCGCCCGGCTCACGCCGCTGGTGGAGCGGATCCGGGCCCGGATCGCGGCGGACGTGCCGGACGTCGAGGTCGTGGGCGACCCGGTGGACCGCCTCCCCCACCTGGTGACCTTCTCCTGCCTCTACGTCGACGGCGAGGCGCTGCTGCACGCGCTGGACCGGCGGGGCTTCGCCGTCTCCTCCGGGTCCTCGTGCACCGCGTCGACGCTGCGGCCGTCACACGTGCTGGAGGCGATGGGGGTGCTCTCGCACGGCAACGTCCGGGTCAGCCTGCACCGGGAGACCACCGAGGCGGACGTCGAACGGTTCCTGACCGAGCTGCCGGAGATCGTCGCCGGCCTGCGCGCCGAGGCCGGGGTGGTGGGGCTGTGA
- the coxB gene encoding cytochrome c oxidase subunit II — protein MVARSSEVRPTAVRHNASPGAGGRRGRGAGRLAGLGLSAGATLVLLTGCDVGAAFDGFGWPQGGISAESRRMYDLWIASCIAALAVGVFVWGLIFWCIIRYRKRGNELPVQTRFNMPMEFLYTIAPILIVSVLFYYTAVVQTDVEKRTANPDVVVEIVAFKWNWQFNYRDGLGKDANTVASVLGTSEVIPVLVLPTNRSIRFEETSKDVIHSFWVPELLFKRDVFPGKIRNEFEISELVTEGAYVGRCAELCGSYHAFMNFELRVVSPQEYDQFLAAKRDGRSTQEALQSIGEDPYATTTRPFETRRTESNFNNAAGTPAGAGR, from the coding sequence GTGGTCGCAAGGAGTTCGGAGGTACGGCCGACGGCCGTACGGCACAACGCTTCCCCGGGAGCCGGTGGGCGCCGGGGACGGGGTGCCGGGCGGCTCGCCGGTCTCGGTCTCAGCGCAGGGGCGACTCTGGTCCTGCTGACGGGTTGTGACGTCGGTGCGGCGTTCGACGGTTTCGGCTGGCCGCAGGGCGGCATCTCGGCCGAGTCCCGGCGGATGTACGACCTCTGGATCGCGTCCTGCATCGCGGCGCTCGCGGTCGGGGTCTTCGTCTGGGGCCTGATCTTCTGGTGCATCATCCGGTACCGCAAGCGCGGTAACGAGCTGCCCGTGCAGACCCGGTTCAACATGCCGATGGAGTTCCTCTACACGATCGCGCCGATCCTGATCGTCTCGGTGCTCTTCTACTACACCGCGGTCGTGCAGACCGACGTGGAGAAGCGCACGGCGAACCCGGACGTGGTCGTCGAGATCGTCGCTTTCAAGTGGAACTGGCAGTTCAACTACCGGGACGGCCTGGGCAAGGACGCGAACACCGTCGCGTCGGTCCTCGGCACCAGCGAGGTCATCCCGGTGCTGGTGCTGCCGACCAACCGGTCCATCCGGTTCGAGGAGACCAGCAAGGACGTCATCCACTCCTTCTGGGTGCCGGAGCTGCTCTTCAAGCGGGACGTCTTCCCCGGCAAGATCCGCAACGAGTTCGAGATCTCCGAGCTGGTGACCGAGGGCGCGTACGTGGGCCGCTGCGCCGAGCTGTGCGGCAGCTACCACGCCTTCATGAACTTCGAGCTGCGGGTCGTGTCGCCGCAGGAGTACGACCAGTTCCTCGCCGCCAAGCGGGACGGCCGGTCGACCCAGGAGGCGCTCCAGTCGATCGGTGAGGATCCGTACGCGACGACCACCCGGCCGTTCGAGACCCGGCGCACCGAGAGCAACTTCAACAACGCGGCCGGCACGCCGGCCGGCGCGGGACGCTGA
- a CDS encoding cytochrome c oxidase subunit 4, whose product MRTEWKIFSIIAAFLLAVSVLYGAWTAGETGHVEWVGTVALLLSFGLCAMCGGFFWFVARRIDLRPEDRADGEIADGAGEVGFFSPGSYWPFGLALAAAVTGFGLVIWQYWLIALGLVAVALATSGLLFEYYTGTRRTAEH is encoded by the coding sequence ATGAGGACCGAGTGGAAGATCTTCTCCATCATCGCGGCGTTCCTGCTCGCTGTCAGCGTCCTCTACGGCGCCTGGACGGCCGGTGAGACCGGTCACGTCGAGTGGGTCGGCACCGTCGCCCTGCTGCTGTCGTTCGGGCTCTGCGCGATGTGCGGTGGGTTCTTCTGGTTCGTCGCCCGCCGGATCGACCTGCGTCCGGAGGACCGCGCCGACGGGGAGATCGCCGACGGCGCCGGCGAGGTCGGCTTCTTCAGCCCCGGCAGCTACTGGCCGTTCGGCCTGGCGCTCGCCGCCGCCGTCACCGGCTTCGGCCTGGTGATCTGGCAGTACTGGCTGATCGCCCTGGGCCTGGTGGCGGTCGCCCTGGCCACGTCCGGTCTGCTCTTCGAGTACTACACCGGCACCCGGCGCACCGCCGAGCACTGA